Proteins from a genomic interval of Verrucomicrobiia bacterium:
- a CDS encoding LL-diaminopimelate aminotransferase — protein sequence MAYLNAHYLKLKAGYLFPEIARRVKAFGEQHPELAPRVVRCGIGDVTEPLPAACIAALHRAVDEMARRETFRGYGPEQGYEFLRAAIAEHDFRARGLEVADDEVFVSDGSKCDCGNILDILGHQNTVAIPDPVYPVYVDTNVMAGHTGPADETGAYAGLRYLPCTPANGFVPEPPREPVDVIYLCSPNNPTGAVATRGQLQAWVEYALRHGSLILFDAAYEAYIGDAGLPHSIYEIPGARECAIEFRSFSKNGGFTGVRCAYTVVPKTLLAMDDQGQRRPLHPLWNRRMATKFNGVSYMVQRAAEALYTPEGQAQVRQLIEHYMGNARLLREGLQAGGLTVYGGQNAPYLWVKAPPGWTSWQAFDALLQQIQVVVTPGSGFGAQGEGYFRVSSFNSRANAEEAARRFRAMQW from the coding sequence ATGGCATACCTGAATGCGCATTATTTGAAATTGAAGGCGGGCTATTTGTTTCCGGAGATTGCCCGGCGGGTGAAGGCCTTTGGCGAGCAGCATCCGGAGCTGGCGCCGCGGGTGGTGCGGTGCGGGATAGGGGATGTGACGGAGCCGCTGCCGGCGGCGTGCATTGCCGCGCTGCACCGGGCGGTGGACGAGATGGCGCGGCGGGAGACGTTTCGCGGGTACGGGCCGGAGCAGGGTTATGAGTTTTTGCGGGCGGCCATTGCGGAGCATGATTTCCGGGCGCGGGGGCTGGAGGTGGCGGATGACGAGGTGTTTGTGAGCGACGGGTCGAAGTGCGATTGCGGGAACATTCTGGACATTTTGGGGCATCAGAACACGGTGGCGATACCGGATCCGGTGTATCCGGTGTATGTGGACACCAACGTGATGGCGGGGCACACGGGGCCGGCGGATGAGACGGGGGCCTACGCGGGGTTGCGGTATCTGCCGTGCACGCCGGCGAATGGCTTTGTGCCGGAGCCGCCGCGGGAGCCGGTGGATGTGATTTATTTGTGTTCGCCCAACAACCCGACGGGGGCGGTGGCGACGCGGGGGCAGTTGCAGGCGTGGGTGGAGTACGCGCTGCGGCATGGGTCGTTGATTTTGTTTGACGCGGCGTACGAGGCGTACATTGGGGATGCGGGGCTGCCGCATTCGATCTATGAGATTCCCGGGGCGCGGGAGTGCGCGATTGAGTTTCGCAGTTTTTCGAAGAACGGGGGTTTCACCGGGGTGCGGTGCGCGTACACGGTGGTGCCGAAGACGTTGCTGGCGATGGATGACCAGGGCCAGCGGCGGCCGCTGCATCCGTTGTGGAACCGGCGCATGGCCACCAAGTTCAACGGGGTCAGTTACATGGTGCAACGCGCCGCCGAGGCGCTGTACACGCCGGAGGGGCAGGCGCAGGTGCGGCAGTTGATTGAGCATTACATGGGCAATGCGCGGCTGCTGCGCGAGGGGCTGCAGGCGGGGGGGTTGACGGTGTACGGCGGGCAGAATGCGCCGTATTTGTGGGTGAAGGCGCCGCCGGGCTGGACGAGCTGGCAGGCGTTTGATGCGCTGCTGCAGCAGATTCAGGTGGTGGTGACGCCGGGGAGCGGTTTTGGCGCGCAGGGGGAGGGGTATTTTCGGGTTTCCTCGTTCAACAGCCGCGCGAATGCCGAGGAGGCGGCGCGGCGGTTCCGGGCGATGCAGTGGTGA
- a CDS encoding glycine--tRNA ligase codes for MAEAKSNELMEKIVSLCKRRGFIYPSSEIYGGINGFWDYGPLGAELKRNVREQWWRWMVHRREDVVGLDATIIMHPQIWKASGHVDTFSDPMCDCLLTKKRFRADQIEPQSGIAYHYSGARNTATGREVQEPYAVLLTPGKPPESARKTAVQYYRERGLGKEGSIELLGERTEKVENSQRFNPENGSLLTEPRPFNLMFKTYVGPVADEENVAYLRPETAQAIFAQFKNVLETSRMKVPFGIAQMGKAFRNEVTPRNFTFRSREFEQMELEFFIKPDEAVAAQAGAVAQVAAPGHPGEPQANWGWEVWHKYWVEERMRFYESIGLPRARLEEYWQKPEELAHYAKATVDILYQFPFGTQELEGIAARGDFDLSQHQKHSGKSMEVFDEEVRTAWKNLGEEQRAALQRRFVEEKAAALQKKGLGEAEARAQAEQAGQQYFEKLARGSYIPHVIEPSAGVDRLVLALLCNAYHEEETVDEKGKKETRVVLRLHPRVAPIKVAVFPLLKNKPELVARAREVYARLRGEMLAFYDEAGSIGRRYARQDEAGTPFCVTIDFDTLGETPELKDTVTLRHRDTGEQERVRIEELLPRLQAALR; via the coding sequence ATGGCAGAAGCGAAAAGCAATGAGTTGATGGAGAAGATCGTGTCGCTGTGCAAGCGGCGGGGGTTCATTTATCCGTCGTCGGAGATCTACGGCGGCATCAACGGTTTTTGGGACTACGGCCCGCTGGGGGCGGAGCTGAAGCGCAACGTGCGGGAGCAGTGGTGGCGGTGGATGGTGCACCGGCGGGAGGACGTGGTGGGATTGGACGCGACGATCATCATGCATCCGCAGATTTGGAAGGCGTCGGGGCATGTGGACACGTTCAGCGATCCGATGTGCGACTGTCTGCTGACGAAGAAGCGGTTTCGGGCGGATCAAATCGAGCCGCAGTCCGGGATTGCGTATCATTACAGCGGGGCGCGCAACACGGCGACGGGGCGGGAGGTGCAGGAGCCATACGCGGTGCTGTTGACGCCGGGCAAGCCGCCGGAGAGCGCGCGGAAGACGGCGGTGCAGTATTACCGGGAGCGGGGGCTGGGGAAGGAAGGCTCCATCGAGCTGCTGGGGGAGCGGACGGAGAAGGTGGAGAATTCGCAGCGGTTCAATCCGGAGAACGGGTCGCTGCTGACCGAGCCGCGGCCGTTCAATTTGATGTTCAAGACGTACGTGGGGCCGGTGGCGGACGAGGAGAATGTGGCGTATTTGCGGCCGGAGACGGCGCAGGCGATTTTTGCGCAGTTCAAGAACGTGCTGGAGACCTCGCGCATGAAGGTGCCGTTTGGGATTGCGCAGATGGGGAAGGCCTTTCGCAACGAGGTGACGCCCCGCAATTTCACCTTCCGCTCGCGGGAGTTTGAGCAGATGGAGCTGGAGTTTTTCATCAAGCCGGACGAGGCGGTGGCGGCGCAGGCGGGGGCGGTGGCGCAGGTGGCGGCCCCGGGGCATCCGGGGGAGCCGCAGGCCAACTGGGGGTGGGAGGTGTGGCACAAGTACTGGGTGGAGGAGCGGATGCGTTTTTACGAGAGCATCGGGCTGCCGCGCGCGCGGCTGGAGGAGTACTGGCAGAAGCCGGAGGAGCTGGCGCATTACGCGAAGGCGACGGTGGACATTTTGTATCAGTTTCCCTTCGGGACGCAGGAGCTGGAGGGCATCGCGGCGCGGGGGGACTTTGATTTGTCGCAGCATCAGAAGCACAGCGGCAAGAGCATGGAGGTGTTTGACGAGGAGGTGCGGACGGCGTGGAAGAATCTGGGGGAGGAGCAGCGGGCGGCGCTGCAACGGCGGTTTGTGGAGGAGAAGGCGGCCGCGCTGCAGAAGAAGGGGCTGGGGGAGGCGGAGGCGCGGGCGCAGGCGGAGCAGGCGGGGCAGCAGTATTTTGAGAAGCTGGCGCGGGGGAGCTACATACCGCACGTGATCGAGCCGTCGGCGGGGGTGGATCGGCTGGTGCTGGCGCTGCTCTGCAACGCCTACCACGAGGAGGAGACGGTGGATGAGAAGGGGAAGAAGGAGACGCGGGTGGTGCTGCGGTTGCATCCGCGGGTGGCGCCGATCAAGGTGGCGGTGTTTCCGCTGTTGAAGAACAAGCCGGAGCTGGTGGCGCGGGCGCGGGAGGTGTATGCGCGGCTGCGGGGGGAGATGCTGGCGTTTTATGACGAGGCCGGCTCGATAGGGCGGCGTTATGCGCGGCAGGACGAGGCGGGCACGCCGTTCTGCGTGACGATTGATTTTGACACGTTGGGCGAGACGCCCGAGTTGAAGGATACGGTGACTCTGCGGCATCGGGACACGGGGGAGCAGGAGCGGGTGCGGATTGAGGAGCTGCTGCCGCGTTTGCAGGCGGCGCTGCGGTAG